One window from the genome of Rhinolophus ferrumequinum isolate MPI-CBG mRhiFer1 chromosome 22, mRhiFer1_v1.p, whole genome shotgun sequence encodes:
- the LRRC71 gene encoding leucine-rich repeat-containing protein 71 isoform X1, giving the protein MSGEGSAPGTSPRAPRPATQKTSSTVSKKGDRGAKEKPAIVLPQVGEEEPKNPEEYQCTGSLETDFAELCKLSGYTDFPKVVTRPRPHPNFVLSTSLSEKPTVDDQRLSGSCSLNSVESKYVYFRPTVQVELDSEDKSVKEIYIRGWKVEERILGIFSKCLPPLSQLQAINSLWKVGLTEKTLDTFIALLPLCSPTLRKVSLEGNPLPEQPYHKLMTLDSPVVHLSLRNNNIDDRGAQLLGRALSTLHSCNRTLVSLNLSFNHIGDEGAGYIANGLRLNRSLLWLSLAHNRIQDKGALKLAEVLRPFELDHREVVERRRLLLAKGVQERSRSPSRSRHGDSKTDREKNQLPALSSVTLDKTEKMQAAKAAKGLGKKKEKPGEVVKKEEKLGSGPSPIQGTPKKEDPAKAGKGIMSSFSSWLLKLLRCSALCWSPWSTAMAKFSWLGTRSSCTSTSSVCAKPSAACCLGPLPSPPRPACPMVGHHGAGGSSAGALGEGKSGQGRTMRVKWELRGGWDVKRPGKPPEEWSQGSSSSWVGKLGAGCGATGGGRRVSGREEACLLLPPGNRITEVGLEGFLSTVQCQAHLLKSKSASKGPVGLLRLCLAVSPRRPWRGSAAHFSPSPHHLSSHSAFCPSRDTPIAGPGVSCQLAVPSSEKPLLAAMSCIHHDPGADAAKGPHKQGQGQGGGGPGAPHLARPSCGPRRPCG; this is encoded by the exons ATGTCGGGAGAAGGGAGCGCACCGGGGACGTCGCCCAGGGCCCCGCGTCCCGCGACCCAGAAGACGTCTAGCACAGTGAGCAAGAAGGGGGATCGCGGAGCCAAGGAGAAGCCGGCGATCGTCCTGCCGCAGGTGGGCGAGGAGGAGCCCAAAAACCCTG AGGAGTACCAGTGCACCGGCTCCCTGGAGACCGACTTCGCTGAGCTCTGCAAGCTCTCGGGGTACACGGACTTCCCCAAAGTTGTCACCCGGCCCCGCCCGCACCCTAACTTCGTCCTGTCCACGTCTCTGTCGGAAAAGCCCACGGTAG ACGACCAGCGGCTGTCGGGGTCCTGCAGCCTCAACAGCGTGGAGAGCAAATACGTGTACTTCCGTCCCACAGTCCAGGTGGAGCTGGATTCAGAGGACAAGTCGGTGAAGGAAATCTACATCCGCG GCTGGAAGGTTGAGGAGCGGATCCTGGGCATCTTCTCTAAATGTCTGCCCCCGCTCAGCCAGCTGCAGGCCATCAA CAGCTTGTGGAAGGTGGGGCTGACTGAGAAGACCCTGGACACCTTCATCGCCCTTCTACCTCTCTGCTCACCCACGCTCAG GAAGGTCTCTCTGGAGGGGAACCCACTGCCGGAGCAGCCGTATCACAAGCTAATGACACTGGACAGCCC GGTCGTGCACTTGTCTCTGCGGAACAACAACATCGATGACCGCGGGGCGCAGCTTCTGGGCCGGGCTCTGTCGACGCTGCACAGCTGCAACCGGACCCTGGTCTCGCTCAATCTGAGCTTTAACCACATCGGGGACGAGGGCGCGGGCTACATCGCCAAT GGCCTCCGGCTGAACCGCTCCCTGCTCTGGCTGTCCCTGGCCCACAACCGCATCCAGGACAAGGGCGCCCTGAAGCTGGCCGAG GTCCTGCGGCCCTTCGAGCTGGATCATCGCGAGGTGGTGGAGCGCCGGCGCCTCCTGCTGGCGAAGGGGGTGCAGGAGCGCTCGCGCTCG CCCTCCCGCTCTCGGCATGGGGACTCCAAAACGGACCGTGAGAAGAACCAGCTGCCGGCGCTCAGTTCTGTCACCCTGGATAAGACAGAGAAGATGCAGGCAGCGAAGGCCGCTAAGGGCCTGGGCAAGAAGAAGGAGAAGCCAGGG GAAGTggtgaagaaggaggagaagttGGGGTCTGGGCCGTCACCCATACAAGGAACCCCGAAGAAGGAAGACCCCGCAAAGGCAGGCAAGGGGA TTATGTCCTCCTTTAGCAGCTGGCTGCTGAAGCTACTGAGATGCTCAGCCCTCTGCTGGAGCCCGTGGAGCACCGCCATGGCAAAGTTTTCATGGCTGGGAACAAGGTCCTCTTGTACCTCAACCTCGTCCGTATGTGCTAAGCCCTCTGCTGCTTGCTGCCTGGgtcccctcccatccccaccccgaCCCGCCTGTCCCATGGTTGGGCATCATGGTGCTGGAGGCTCTTCTGCTGgggctttgggggaggggaagtcaGGCCAGGGCCGGACAATGCGGGTAAAGTGGGAGCTGAGAGGTGGGTGGGATGTAAAGAGGCCAGGGAAACCGCCAGAGGAGTGGTCGCAGGGCAGCAGCAGCTCCTGGGTTGGCAAGCTGGGAGCTGGCTGTGGAGCCACAGGCGGTGGCAGGCGTGTGTCTGGCCGGGAGGAAGCTTGCCTGCTCCTTCCGCCAGGAAACCGCATCAcagaggtggggctggagggcTTCCTCAGCACGGTGCAGTGCCAGGCCCACTTGCTGAAGTCCAAGAGTGCGTCCAAGGGCCCCGTGGGGCTGCTCCGGCTGTGCCTCGCGGTGAGTCCTCGTCGGCCCTGGCGGGGCTCTGCCGCCCACTTCTCTCCATCACCCCACCACCTCAGCAGTCATTCTGCCTTCTGTCCGTCCCGGGACACCCCCATTGCCGGCCCCGGGGTCAGCTGTCAGCTTGCCGTTCCCTCCTCAGAAAAACCTCTTCTCGCTGCCATGTCCTGCATACACCACGATCCAGGAGCTGATGCTGCCAAGGGACCCCATAAGCAAGGCCaaggccagggaggaggaggcCCTGGCGCCCCCCATCTAGCCCGTCCCTCCTGCGGCCCCCGGAGGCCCTGCGGCTGA
- the LRRC71 gene encoding leucine-rich repeat-containing protein 71 isoform X3 → MSGEGSAPGTSPRAPRPATQKTSSTVSKKGDRGAKEKPAIVLPQVGEEEPKNPEEYQCTGSLETDFAELCKLSGYTDFPKVVTRPRPHPNFVLSTSLSEKPTVVQVELDSEDKSVKEIYIRGWKVEERILGIFSKCLPPLSQLQAINSLWKVGLTEKTLDTFIALLPLCSPTLRKVSLEGNPLPEQPYHKLMTLDSPVVHLSLRNNNIDDRGAQLLGRALSTLHSCNRTLVSLNLSFNHIGDEGAGYIANGLRLNRSLLWLSLAHNRIQDKGALKLAEVLRPFELDHREVVERRRLLLAKGVQERSRSPSRSRHGDSKTDREKNQLPALSSVTLDKTEKMQAAKAAKGLGKKKEKPGEVVKKEEKLGSGPSPIQGTPKKEDPAKAGKGIMSSFSSWLLKLLRCSALCWSPWSTAMAKFSWLGTRSSCTSTSSVCAKPSAACCLGPLPSPPRPACPMVGHHGAGGSSAGALGEGKSGQGRTMRVKWELRGGWDVKRPGKPPEEWSQGSSSSWVGKLGAGCGATGGGRRVSGREEACLLLPPGNRITEVGLEGFLSTVQCQAHLLKSKSASKGPVGLLRLCLAVSPRRPWRGSAAHFSPSPHHLSSHSAFCPSRDTPIAGPGVSCQLAVPSSEKPLLAAMSCIHHDPGADAAKGPHKQGQGQGGGGPGAPHLARPSCGPRRPCG, encoded by the exons ATGTCGGGAGAAGGGAGCGCACCGGGGACGTCGCCCAGGGCCCCGCGTCCCGCGACCCAGAAGACGTCTAGCACAGTGAGCAAGAAGGGGGATCGCGGAGCCAAGGAGAAGCCGGCGATCGTCCTGCCGCAGGTGGGCGAGGAGGAGCCCAAAAACCCTG AGGAGTACCAGTGCACCGGCTCCCTGGAGACCGACTTCGCTGAGCTCTGCAAGCTCTCGGGGTACACGGACTTCCCCAAAGTTGTCACCCGGCCCCGCCCGCACCCTAACTTCGTCCTGTCCACGTCTCTGTCGGAAAAGCCCACGGTAG TCCAGGTGGAGCTGGATTCAGAGGACAAGTCGGTGAAGGAAATCTACATCCGCG GCTGGAAGGTTGAGGAGCGGATCCTGGGCATCTTCTCTAAATGTCTGCCCCCGCTCAGCCAGCTGCAGGCCATCAA CAGCTTGTGGAAGGTGGGGCTGACTGAGAAGACCCTGGACACCTTCATCGCCCTTCTACCTCTCTGCTCACCCACGCTCAG GAAGGTCTCTCTGGAGGGGAACCCACTGCCGGAGCAGCCGTATCACAAGCTAATGACACTGGACAGCCC GGTCGTGCACTTGTCTCTGCGGAACAACAACATCGATGACCGCGGGGCGCAGCTTCTGGGCCGGGCTCTGTCGACGCTGCACAGCTGCAACCGGACCCTGGTCTCGCTCAATCTGAGCTTTAACCACATCGGGGACGAGGGCGCGGGCTACATCGCCAAT GGCCTCCGGCTGAACCGCTCCCTGCTCTGGCTGTCCCTGGCCCACAACCGCATCCAGGACAAGGGCGCCCTGAAGCTGGCCGAG GTCCTGCGGCCCTTCGAGCTGGATCATCGCGAGGTGGTGGAGCGCCGGCGCCTCCTGCTGGCGAAGGGGGTGCAGGAGCGCTCGCGCTCG CCCTCCCGCTCTCGGCATGGGGACTCCAAAACGGACCGTGAGAAGAACCAGCTGCCGGCGCTCAGTTCTGTCACCCTGGATAAGACAGAGAAGATGCAGGCAGCGAAGGCCGCTAAGGGCCTGGGCAAGAAGAAGGAGAAGCCAGGG GAAGTggtgaagaaggaggagaagttGGGGTCTGGGCCGTCACCCATACAAGGAACCCCGAAGAAGGAAGACCCCGCAAAGGCAGGCAAGGGGA TTATGTCCTCCTTTAGCAGCTGGCTGCTGAAGCTACTGAGATGCTCAGCCCTCTGCTGGAGCCCGTGGAGCACCGCCATGGCAAAGTTTTCATGGCTGGGAACAAGGTCCTCTTGTACCTCAACCTCGTCCGTATGTGCTAAGCCCTCTGCTGCTTGCTGCCTGGgtcccctcccatccccaccccgaCCCGCCTGTCCCATGGTTGGGCATCATGGTGCTGGAGGCTCTTCTGCTGgggctttgggggaggggaagtcaGGCCAGGGCCGGACAATGCGGGTAAAGTGGGAGCTGAGAGGTGGGTGGGATGTAAAGAGGCCAGGGAAACCGCCAGAGGAGTGGTCGCAGGGCAGCAGCAGCTCCTGGGTTGGCAAGCTGGGAGCTGGCTGTGGAGCCACAGGCGGTGGCAGGCGTGTGTCTGGCCGGGAGGAAGCTTGCCTGCTCCTTCCGCCAGGAAACCGCATCAcagaggtggggctggagggcTTCCTCAGCACGGTGCAGTGCCAGGCCCACTTGCTGAAGTCCAAGAGTGCGTCCAAGGGCCCCGTGGGGCTGCTCCGGCTGTGCCTCGCGGTGAGTCCTCGTCGGCCCTGGCGGGGCTCTGCCGCCCACTTCTCTCCATCACCCCACCACCTCAGCAGTCATTCTGCCTTCTGTCCGTCCCGGGACACCCCCATTGCCGGCCCCGGGGTCAGCTGTCAGCTTGCCGTTCCCTCCTCAGAAAAACCTCTTCTCGCTGCCATGTCCTGCATACACCACGATCCAGGAGCTGATGCTGCCAAGGGACCCCATAAGCAAGGCCaaggccagggaggaggaggcCCTGGCGCCCCCCATCTAGCCCGTCCCTCCTGCGGCCCCCGGAGGCCCTGCGGCTGA
- the LRRC71 gene encoding leucine-rich repeat-containing protein 71 isoform X11, which produces MSGEGSAPGTSPRAPRPATQKTSSTVSKKGDRGAKEKPAIVLPQVGEEEPKNPEEYQCTGSLETDFAELCKLSGYTDFPKVVTRPRPHPNFVLSTSLSEKPTVDDQRLSGSCSLNSVESKYVYFRPTVQVELDSEDKSVKEIYIRGWKVEERILGIFSKCLPPLSQLQAINSLWKVGLTEKTLDTFIALLPLCSPTLRKVSLEGNPLPEQPYHKLMTLDSPVVHLSLRNNNIDDRGAQLLGRALSTLHSCNRTLVSLNLSFNHIGDEGAGYIANGLRLNRSLLWLSLAHNRIQDKGALKLAEVLRPFELDHREVVERRRLLLAKGVQERSRSPSRSRHGDSKTDREKNQLPALSSVTLDKTEKMQAAKAAKGLGKKKEKPGEVVKKEEKLGSGPSPIQGTPKKEDPAKAGKGKVTIPEQKVTKGKGSKTGSKEKRNTLLDSEQLAAEATEMLSPLLEPVEHRHGKVFMAGNKETASQRWGWRASSARCSARPTC; this is translated from the exons ATGTCGGGAGAAGGGAGCGCACCGGGGACGTCGCCCAGGGCCCCGCGTCCCGCGACCCAGAAGACGTCTAGCACAGTGAGCAAGAAGGGGGATCGCGGAGCCAAGGAGAAGCCGGCGATCGTCCTGCCGCAGGTGGGCGAGGAGGAGCCCAAAAACCCTG AGGAGTACCAGTGCACCGGCTCCCTGGAGACCGACTTCGCTGAGCTCTGCAAGCTCTCGGGGTACACGGACTTCCCCAAAGTTGTCACCCGGCCCCGCCCGCACCCTAACTTCGTCCTGTCCACGTCTCTGTCGGAAAAGCCCACGGTAG ACGACCAGCGGCTGTCGGGGTCCTGCAGCCTCAACAGCGTGGAGAGCAAATACGTGTACTTCCGTCCCACAGTCCAGGTGGAGCTGGATTCAGAGGACAAGTCGGTGAAGGAAATCTACATCCGCG GCTGGAAGGTTGAGGAGCGGATCCTGGGCATCTTCTCTAAATGTCTGCCCCCGCTCAGCCAGCTGCAGGCCATCAA CAGCTTGTGGAAGGTGGGGCTGACTGAGAAGACCCTGGACACCTTCATCGCCCTTCTACCTCTCTGCTCACCCACGCTCAG GAAGGTCTCTCTGGAGGGGAACCCACTGCCGGAGCAGCCGTATCACAAGCTAATGACACTGGACAGCCC GGTCGTGCACTTGTCTCTGCGGAACAACAACATCGATGACCGCGGGGCGCAGCTTCTGGGCCGGGCTCTGTCGACGCTGCACAGCTGCAACCGGACCCTGGTCTCGCTCAATCTGAGCTTTAACCACATCGGGGACGAGGGCGCGGGCTACATCGCCAAT GGCCTCCGGCTGAACCGCTCCCTGCTCTGGCTGTCCCTGGCCCACAACCGCATCCAGGACAAGGGCGCCCTGAAGCTGGCCGAG GTCCTGCGGCCCTTCGAGCTGGATCATCGCGAGGTGGTGGAGCGCCGGCGCCTCCTGCTGGCGAAGGGGGTGCAGGAGCGCTCGCGCTCG CCCTCCCGCTCTCGGCATGGGGACTCCAAAACGGACCGTGAGAAGAACCAGCTGCCGGCGCTCAGTTCTGTCACCCTGGATAAGACAGAGAAGATGCAGGCAGCGAAGGCCGCTAAGGGCCTGGGCAAGAAGAAGGAGAAGCCAGGG GAAGTggtgaagaaggaggagaagttGGGGTCTGGGCCGTCACCCATACAAGGAACCCCGAAGAAGGAAGACCCCGCAAAGGCAGGCAAGGGGA AGGTAACCATCCCTGAGCAGAAAGTGACCAAGGGGAAAGGGTCCAAGACGGGGAGCAAGGAGAAACGCAACACCCTCCTGGACTCAGAG CAGCTGGCTGCTGAAGCTACTGAGATGCTCAGCCCTCTGCTGGAGCCCGTGGAGCACCGCCATGGCAAAGTTTTCATGGCTGGGAACAAG GAAACCGCATCAcagaggtggggctggagggcTTCCTCAGCACGGTGCAGTGCCAGGCCCACTTGCTGA
- the LRRC71 gene encoding leucine-rich repeat-containing protein 71 isoform X4, producing MSGEGSAPGTSPRAPRPATQKTSSTVSKKGDRGAKEKPAIVLPQVGEEEPKNPEEYQCTGSLETDFAELCKLSGYTDFPKVVTRPRPHPNFVLSTSLSEKPTVDDQRLSGSCSLNSVESKYVYFRPTVQVELDSEDKSVKEIYIRGWKVEERILGIFSKCLPPLSQLQAINSLWKVGLTEKTLDTFIALLPLCSPTLRKVSLEGNPLPEQPYHKLMTLDSPVVHLSLRNNNIDDRGAQLLGRALSTLHSCNRTLVSLNLSFNHIGDEGAGYIANGLRLNRSLLWLSLAHNRIQDKGALKLAEVLRPFELDHREVVERRRLLLAKGVQERSRSPSRSRHGDSKTDREKNQLPALSSVTLDKTEKMQAAKAAKGLGKKKEKPGEVVKKEEKLGSGPSPIQGTPKKEDPAKAGKGIMSSFSSWLLKLLRCSALCWSPWSTAMAKFSWLGTRSSCTSTSSVCAKPSAACCLGPLPSPPRPACPMVGHHGAGGSSAGALGEGKSGQGRTMRVKWELRGGWDVKRPGKPPEEWSQGSSSSWVGKLGAGCGATGGGRRVSGREEACLLLPPGNRITEVGLEGFLSTVQCQAHLLKSKSASKGPVGLLRLCLAKNLFSLPCPAYTTIQELMLPRDPISKAKAREEEALAPPI from the exons ATGTCGGGAGAAGGGAGCGCACCGGGGACGTCGCCCAGGGCCCCGCGTCCCGCGACCCAGAAGACGTCTAGCACAGTGAGCAAGAAGGGGGATCGCGGAGCCAAGGAGAAGCCGGCGATCGTCCTGCCGCAGGTGGGCGAGGAGGAGCCCAAAAACCCTG AGGAGTACCAGTGCACCGGCTCCCTGGAGACCGACTTCGCTGAGCTCTGCAAGCTCTCGGGGTACACGGACTTCCCCAAAGTTGTCACCCGGCCCCGCCCGCACCCTAACTTCGTCCTGTCCACGTCTCTGTCGGAAAAGCCCACGGTAG ACGACCAGCGGCTGTCGGGGTCCTGCAGCCTCAACAGCGTGGAGAGCAAATACGTGTACTTCCGTCCCACAGTCCAGGTGGAGCTGGATTCAGAGGACAAGTCGGTGAAGGAAATCTACATCCGCG GCTGGAAGGTTGAGGAGCGGATCCTGGGCATCTTCTCTAAATGTCTGCCCCCGCTCAGCCAGCTGCAGGCCATCAA CAGCTTGTGGAAGGTGGGGCTGACTGAGAAGACCCTGGACACCTTCATCGCCCTTCTACCTCTCTGCTCACCCACGCTCAG GAAGGTCTCTCTGGAGGGGAACCCACTGCCGGAGCAGCCGTATCACAAGCTAATGACACTGGACAGCCC GGTCGTGCACTTGTCTCTGCGGAACAACAACATCGATGACCGCGGGGCGCAGCTTCTGGGCCGGGCTCTGTCGACGCTGCACAGCTGCAACCGGACCCTGGTCTCGCTCAATCTGAGCTTTAACCACATCGGGGACGAGGGCGCGGGCTACATCGCCAAT GGCCTCCGGCTGAACCGCTCCCTGCTCTGGCTGTCCCTGGCCCACAACCGCATCCAGGACAAGGGCGCCCTGAAGCTGGCCGAG GTCCTGCGGCCCTTCGAGCTGGATCATCGCGAGGTGGTGGAGCGCCGGCGCCTCCTGCTGGCGAAGGGGGTGCAGGAGCGCTCGCGCTCG CCCTCCCGCTCTCGGCATGGGGACTCCAAAACGGACCGTGAGAAGAACCAGCTGCCGGCGCTCAGTTCTGTCACCCTGGATAAGACAGAGAAGATGCAGGCAGCGAAGGCCGCTAAGGGCCTGGGCAAGAAGAAGGAGAAGCCAGGG GAAGTggtgaagaaggaggagaagttGGGGTCTGGGCCGTCACCCATACAAGGAACCCCGAAGAAGGAAGACCCCGCAAAGGCAGGCAAGGGGA TTATGTCCTCCTTTAGCAGCTGGCTGCTGAAGCTACTGAGATGCTCAGCCCTCTGCTGGAGCCCGTGGAGCACCGCCATGGCAAAGTTTTCATGGCTGGGAACAAGGTCCTCTTGTACCTCAACCTCGTCCGTATGTGCTAAGCCCTCTGCTGCTTGCTGCCTGGgtcccctcccatccccaccccgaCCCGCCTGTCCCATGGTTGGGCATCATGGTGCTGGAGGCTCTTCTGCTGgggctttgggggaggggaagtcaGGCCAGGGCCGGACAATGCGGGTAAAGTGGGAGCTGAGAGGTGGGTGGGATGTAAAGAGGCCAGGGAAACCGCCAGAGGAGTGGTCGCAGGGCAGCAGCAGCTCCTGGGTTGGCAAGCTGGGAGCTGGCTGTGGAGCCACAGGCGGTGGCAGGCGTGTGTCTGGCCGGGAGGAAGCTTGCCTGCTCCTTCCGCCAGGAAACCGCATCAcagaggtggggctggagggcTTCCTCAGCACGGTGCAGTGCCAGGCCCACTTGCTGAAGTCCAAGAGTGCGTCCAAGGGCCCCGTGGGGCTGCTCCGGCTGTGCCTCGCG AAAAACCTCTTCTCGCTGCCATGTCCTGCATACACCACGATCCAGGAGCTGATGCTGCCAAGGGACCCCATAAGCAAGGCCaaggccagggaggaggaggcCCTGGCGCCCCCCATCTAG
- the LRRC71 gene encoding leucine-rich repeat-containing protein 71 isoform X12, producing MSGEGSAPGTSPRAPRPATQKTSSTVSKKGDRGAKEKPAIVLPQVGEEEPKNPEEYQCTGSLETDFAELCKLSGYTDFPKVVTRPRPHPNFVLSTSLSEKPTVDDQRLSGSCSLNSVESKYVYFRPTVQVELDSEDKSVKEIYIRGWKVEERILGIFSKCLPPLSQLQAINSLWKVGLTEKTLDTFIALLPLCSPTLRKVSLEGNPLPEQPYHKLMTLDSPVVHLSLRNNNIDDRGAQLLGRALSTLHSCNRTLVSLNLSFNHIGDEGAGYIANGLRLNRSLLWLSLAHNRIQDKGALKLAEVLRPFELDHREVVERRRLLLAKGVQERSRSPSRSRHGDSKTDREKNQLPALSSVTLDKTEKMQAAKAAKGLGKKKEKPGEVVKKEEKLGSGPSPIQGTPKKEDPAKAGKGKVTIPEQKVTKGKGSKTGSKEKRNTLLDSEHLGQSLDYGRPCKRVLNE from the exons ATGTCGGGAGAAGGGAGCGCACCGGGGACGTCGCCCAGGGCCCCGCGTCCCGCGACCCAGAAGACGTCTAGCACAGTGAGCAAGAAGGGGGATCGCGGAGCCAAGGAGAAGCCGGCGATCGTCCTGCCGCAGGTGGGCGAGGAGGAGCCCAAAAACCCTG AGGAGTACCAGTGCACCGGCTCCCTGGAGACCGACTTCGCTGAGCTCTGCAAGCTCTCGGGGTACACGGACTTCCCCAAAGTTGTCACCCGGCCCCGCCCGCACCCTAACTTCGTCCTGTCCACGTCTCTGTCGGAAAAGCCCACGGTAG ACGACCAGCGGCTGTCGGGGTCCTGCAGCCTCAACAGCGTGGAGAGCAAATACGTGTACTTCCGTCCCACAGTCCAGGTGGAGCTGGATTCAGAGGACAAGTCGGTGAAGGAAATCTACATCCGCG GCTGGAAGGTTGAGGAGCGGATCCTGGGCATCTTCTCTAAATGTCTGCCCCCGCTCAGCCAGCTGCAGGCCATCAA CAGCTTGTGGAAGGTGGGGCTGACTGAGAAGACCCTGGACACCTTCATCGCCCTTCTACCTCTCTGCTCACCCACGCTCAG GAAGGTCTCTCTGGAGGGGAACCCACTGCCGGAGCAGCCGTATCACAAGCTAATGACACTGGACAGCCC GGTCGTGCACTTGTCTCTGCGGAACAACAACATCGATGACCGCGGGGCGCAGCTTCTGGGCCGGGCTCTGTCGACGCTGCACAGCTGCAACCGGACCCTGGTCTCGCTCAATCTGAGCTTTAACCACATCGGGGACGAGGGCGCGGGCTACATCGCCAAT GGCCTCCGGCTGAACCGCTCCCTGCTCTGGCTGTCCCTGGCCCACAACCGCATCCAGGACAAGGGCGCCCTGAAGCTGGCCGAG GTCCTGCGGCCCTTCGAGCTGGATCATCGCGAGGTGGTGGAGCGCCGGCGCCTCCTGCTGGCGAAGGGGGTGCAGGAGCGCTCGCGCTCG CCCTCCCGCTCTCGGCATGGGGACTCCAAAACGGACCGTGAGAAGAACCAGCTGCCGGCGCTCAGTTCTGTCACCCTGGATAAGACAGAGAAGATGCAGGCAGCGAAGGCCGCTAAGGGCCTGGGCAAGAAGAAGGAGAAGCCAGGG GAAGTggtgaagaaggaggagaagttGGGGTCTGGGCCGTCACCCATACAAGGAACCCCGAAGAAGGAAGACCCCGCAAAGGCAGGCAAGGGGA AGGTAACCATCCCTGAGCAGAAAGTGACCAAGGGGAAAGGGTCCAAGACGGGGAGCAAGGAGAAACGCAACACCCTCCTGGACTCAGAG cacctaggacagAGCCTGGACTATGGCCGGCCCTGCAAacgtgtgttgaatgaatga